A region from the Lentisphaera profundi genome encodes:
- a CDS encoding SDR family oxidoreductase, with amino-acid sequence MNKYGLIYNAKVLITGGAGFIGSNLVDSLLEQGNLVRVLDDFSTGFESNLEKHYNFADQKSINQNFELIRGDIRDQEVCAIACEGIDYVFHQAALGSVPRSINDPILTNSVNITGFLNMLTASRDAKIKRFIYAASSSTYGDSKDLPKVEDNIGKPLSPYAVTKYVNELYADVYYKTYGLETMGLRYFNVYGRRQTPDGAYAAVIPLFVDHLIKHQSPQINGDGGTSRDFTYIDNVIKLNQLAALSSDEASFGQVFNCACGDSTSLNELFNVLRTELSKFDADIAQVEVNYGPERAGDIRDSLADISKAKSLLKYDDIIGFEQGIKDCVQWYWDNLK; translated from the coding sequence CTTATTGGAGCAGGGCAACCTTGTTCGTGTTTTAGATGATTTCTCAACCGGTTTTGAAAGTAATTTAGAAAAGCATTATAATTTTGCGGATCAAAAAAGCATCAATCAAAATTTCGAACTCATTCGTGGAGATATTCGCGACCAAGAAGTTTGTGCAATTGCATGCGAAGGGATTGATTACGTTTTTCATCAAGCAGCCTTAGGCTCAGTTCCTCGTTCCATCAATGACCCCATTCTCACGAATTCAGTCAATATAACGGGCTTCCTGAATATGCTCACCGCATCTAGGGACGCCAAAATTAAACGCTTTATTTACGCAGCGAGTTCATCGACCTATGGAGATTCAAAAGACTTACCGAAAGTAGAAGATAATATCGGCAAGCCACTGTCTCCTTATGCGGTGACAAAGTACGTCAATGAACTGTACGCCGATGTCTATTATAAAACCTATGGCTTAGAGACTATGGGTCTTCGTTACTTCAATGTCTATGGTCGTCGCCAAACTCCTGATGGAGCTTATGCGGCAGTGATACCTCTCTTTGTGGATCATTTGATTAAGCATCAGTCACCACAAATTAATGGCGATGGAGGGACTTCTCGAGATTTTACCTATATAGATAATGTTATAAAACTCAATCAATTGGCGGCACTCAGTTCTGATGAAGCCTCTTTTGGTCAGGTCTTTAATTGTGCTTGCGGTGATAGCACCAGCCTCAATGAACTTTTTAATGTTCTCAGAACTGAGCTCAGTAAATTTGATGCTGATATAGCACAAGTCGAAGTCAATTATGGACCTGAGAGAGCAGGGGATATACGTGACTCTTTGGCAGATATTAGCAAAGCTAAGTCACTACTTAAGTATGATGATATCATCGGTTTTGAGCAAGGAATAAAAGACTGCGTTCAATGGTACTGGGATAATCTAAAATAG